In Chanodichthys erythropterus isolate Z2021 chromosome 11, ASM2448905v1, whole genome shotgun sequence, a single window of DNA contains:
- the arih1l gene encoding E3 ubiquitin-protein ligase arih1l: MDSDEGYNYEFDEEEEEEEEEEECSEDSGEEEAEDDTLDLGEVELLDPAMAGGEPDDCVDTGGSGGEGGLGPGQEDEDYRFEVLTTEQILQHMVECIREVNEVIQNPATITRILLSHFNWDKEKLMERYFDGNLDKLFTECHVINPSKKAKMRPMSTRSSSQDLPCQICYLNYPNSYFTGLECGHKFCMQCWGDYLTTKIIEEGMGQTISCPAHNCDILVDDNTVMRLITDSKVKLKYQHLITNSFVECNRLLKWCPAPDCHHVVKVQYPDAKPVRCKCGRQFCFNCGENWHDPVKCKWLRKWIKKCDDDSETSNWIAANTKECPKCHVTIEKDGGCNHMVCRNQNCKAEFCWVCLGPWEPHGSAWYNCNRYNEDDAKAARDAQERSRAALQRYLFYCNRYMNHMQSLRFEHKLYAQVKQKMEEMQQHNMSWIEVQFLKKAVDVLCQCRSTLMFTYVFAFYLKKNNQSIIFENNQADLENATEVLSGYLERDISQDSLQDIKQKVQDKYRYCESRRRVLLQHVHEGYEKDLWEYIED; this comes from the exons ATGGACTCGGACGAGGGCTACAATTATGAGTTTgatgaagaagaggaggaggaagaagaggaagaggagtgCAGCGAGGACAGTGGCGAGGAGGAGGCCGAGGATGACACACTGGACCTGGGCGAGGTGGAGCTGCTGGACCCCGCCATGGCCGGAGGAGAGCCCGACGATTGCGTTGACACCGGCGGCAGCGGCGGCGAAGGCGGCCTGGGGCCTGGCCAGGAGGACGAGGACTACCGCTTTGAGGTGCTGACCACCGAGCAGATCCTCCAGCACATGGTCGAGTGCATCAGGGAGGTTAACGAGGTCATACAG AACCCAGCTACGATAACCAGAATACTCCTCAGTCACTTCAACTGGGACAAAGAGAAGCTTATGGAGAG GTACTTTGATGGAAATCTGGACAAGTTGTTTACAGAGTGCCACGTCATAAACCCCAGTAAAAAGGCCAAAATGCGACCAATGAGCACACGGTCCTCCAGTCAGGATTTGCCTTGCCAGATCTGCTATCTCAACTATCCAAACTCG TATTTCACAGGTCTAGAGTGtggacacaagttctgcatgcAGTGCTGGGGTGACTATTTAACTACCAAAATCATTGAGGAAGGGATGGGACAG ACCATCTCGTGTCCTGCTCACAACTGTGACATTTTGGTTGACGATAACACTGTAAT gcGACTAATCACAGATTCTAAAGTGAAATTGAAGTATCAGCATTTAATCACAAATAGTTTTGTAGAG TGTAACAGACTGTTGAAATGGTGTCCGGCTCCTGACTGCCACCATGTGGTCAAAGTTCAGTATCCCGATGCCAAACCAGTTCGCTGCAAATGCGGGAGACAGTTCTG TTTCAATTGTGGAGAGAACTGGCATGACCCTGTTAAATGCAAG TGGTTGAGGAAGTGGATAAAGAAGTGTGATGATGACAGTGAAACATCCAACTGGATTGCAGCAAATACCAAG GAATGTCCCaaatgtcatgtgaccattgaAAAAGATGGCGgctgtaatcacatggtgtGTCGAAACCAGAATTGTAAAGCAGAGTTCTGCTGGGTTTGTCTCGGCCCTTGGGAGCCCCATGGCTCTGCCTG GTACAACTGCAATCGCTACAATGAAGATGATGCAAAAGCAGCTAGAGATGCTCAGGAG CGTTCGCGTGCAGCCCTGCAGCGCTACCTCTTCTACTGCAACCGCTACATGAACCACATGCAGAGTCTGCGCTTCGAGCACAAGTTGTACGCGCAGGTGAAGCAGAAGATGGAGGAGATGCAGCAACACAACATGTCGTGGATCGAGGTGCAGTTCCTGAAGAAGGCCGTGGACGTGCTGTGCCAGTGTCGGTCCACGCTCATGTTCACCTACGTCTTCGCCTTCTACCTCAAAAAGAACAACCAGTCCATTATCTTTGAG aacaatCAGGCTGATTTGGAGAACGCTACAGAGGTGCTTTCGGGTTATCTAGAGAGAGATATCTCCCAGGATTCTTTGCAAGATATCAAACAGAAAGTTCAGGATAAGTATAg ATACTGTGAGAGTCGGCGACGAGTGCTGCTACAGCACGTTCATGAGGGCTATGAGAAAGACTTGTGGGAGTACATTGAAGACTGA